The Agromyces sp. G08B096 DNA window CGGCGGGGCATCCGCCGACCGCCAGACGCTCGCGCTCGCAGTGCGGTATACGTTGCAGGTGCTCGCCGAGGTCGCCCCGGGCGGCACGGTGGAGGTGCGGGTGCCGCCGTTCGGCGCCGTGCAGTGCATCGAGGGCCCGCGGCACACGCGCGGCACGCCGCCCAACGTGGTCGAGACGGATGCCGCGACCTGGCTCGCCCTCGCGACGGGCTCGCTCGGCTGGGAAGACGGCCGGGCCGCCGGCCGCATCCATGCGTCCGGTCAGCGCGCGAACCTCGACGGGCTGCTGCCGATCATCCGGTGAGCGGCGACCGGATGCGGCGCTTCCAGGGGATTCGGGCGCTCTCAGGCGGATGCGGGACAATGGGCGGGTGAGCGAGACACCAGACGAGGCCCGCCGACGCGACGACGACGTCGAGGACGCCCTCGTCCCGGCCGACGAGGCATCCGTTCCCGCCGACCCGGCCGAGGCATCCGCGCCGGTCGTCGTGCCGATGGTCGTCACCTCCGACGTCACCGACGAGGCCGTGACCGTGCGCCGCGCACCGCGGTACGGCCGCTTCATGGTGCTCGGCGCGGCGCTCGGCGTCGTCCTCGCACTCATCCTGACGTTCGCGTTCCCCGAGAGCGACGAGTTCGACCGCGGGCAGGTCTTCGGGTTCCTGCTGCTCGGGCTCGGGGCCATCGGCGTCGCCTTCGGCGCGCTCGTCGCGCTCCTCTTCGACCGAGTGCTGGCCGGCCGCGCGGGCACCGCGATCGCCGAGCACGAGTCGAGCCACCGCGCCGACTGAGGCGCCGCGACTCACGCGCCCCGACTGAGGCGGCCCGACTGAGGCGCCACGACTGTGGTGCCGCGCGTCAGCGCATCGCGAGCACGCGGAGCACCGCGTCGGCGAACTCGGCCGGCGCCTCCTGCGGCAGATCGTGGCCGATGCCCGGCAGCTCGCGGTACGCGTAGCGGCCGGTGAACCGGTCCCGGTCCTCGTCGCCGGGCGGACCGCCCACGCCGTCGGCGCCGGACTCGAGCACGATGGTCGGCACCGTGATCACCGGTTCGCCCGCGAGCTCCGCCTCCATCGCCGCATACGCGGGGTCGCCGGCGACGAGTCCGAACCGGTGCCGGTAGGAGTGCACCACGACGTCGACGAAGTCGGGGTTGTCGAGGCTCGGCGCGCTCGCCGCGAAGGCCGCCGCCGCTCCGGTCCATTCGGGCGACCACGTGGTCCAGAGCAGTTCGCAGAGCTCGCGCCGATACCGCTCGAGGCCGCGCCGGCCGCGCTCGGAGTGGAAGTAGTACTGGTACCAGTACGTGCGCTCCCACTCGGGACGCGCGGGCTCCTCGCCGAAGCGCGCCCCGAAGAGGTTGTACCCGCCCACGGTCACCAGCCCGGCGATGCGCTCGGGATGCAGCGCAGCGACGACGCACGAGGCACGGCCGCCCCAGTCGTAGCCGCCGACGACGGCCCGCTCGAT harbors:
- a CDS encoding sterol carrier family protein, encoding MARARIDDLAGRDAVATWRAAQDGGASADRQTLALAVRYTLQVLAEVAPGGTVEVRVPPFGAVQCIEGPRHTRGTPPNVVETDAATWLALATGSLGWEDGRAAGRIHASGQRANLDGLLPIIR
- a CDS encoding alpha/beta hydrolase, coding for MGFTRRGTVVTPVLEIAYEEAGDPGGPVVVLSHGFPYDVRAYDEVADVLAASGLRVIAPYLRGSGPTRFRDPATLRSGEQAALGQDLLDLLDGLGIERAVVGGYDWGGRASCVVAALHPERIAGLVTVGGYNLFGARFGEEPARPEWERTYWYQYYFHSERGRRGLERYRRELCELLWTTWSPEWTGAAAAFAASAPSLDNPDFVDVVVHSYRHRFGLVAGDPAYAAMEAELAGEPVITVPTIVLESGADGVGGPPGDEDRDRFTGRYAYRELPGIGHDLPQEAPAEFADAVLRVLAMR